A region of the Verrucomicrobium sp. genome:
TTACCGACCGCGATCCTGATGCCGCAGCCCACCTACAACAGGGACTCGGAGGAAATCCGGACGCGCTGTATATCCTGGCACAAACCGTTCTGGTGCAGCAGCACTCGCTGGAACAGGCGCACGCGCAGTTGGAGCAGATGGAGAGTCAGCTCGAGCAGTCGCAGCCGCCTGCTGCAGCGACCGGGCAGTATGTGAATCAGAGTGCGGCTCCTGCACAGCCGCAGTCGCAGGGCGGAGGCAACTGGCTGAGCCGTTTCTTTGGGACCGGCGATCAGACGCAGCCGCCGGCGAATCCCGCGCAGCAGGGGTATCAGCAGCAGGCTCCCTATGGGCAGTCCCCTGCCGGTTATCCCGCATCCGGCCAGCCGGGGTATGGCGCGCCTCCGCCGCC
Encoded here:
- a CDS encoding DUF2076 family protein, giving the protein MIDGLISRIRRTPLTDRDPDAAAHLQQGLGGNPDALYILAQTVLVQQHSLEQAHAQLEQMESQLEQSQPPAAATGQYVNQSAAPAQPQSQGGGNWLSRFFGTGDQTQPPANPAQQGYQQQAPYGQSPAGYPASGQPGYGAPPPPYQPVNVPQGSPYGSPYGGAPQGYPQQGYPQQGYPQAGYGTPQTWGQQPIGRWRKFSAYSRPDGSRRCGRRVTVQR